One segment of Bombus pascuorum chromosome 6, iyBomPasc1.1, whole genome shotgun sequence DNA contains the following:
- the LOC132907665 gene encoding hsp90 co-chaperone Cdc37: MVDYSKWKDIEISDDEDDTHPNIDTPSLFRWRHQARVERMEERRREQEEHQRKKTETRQKMKETEEKIKKLENEQKEADLTELKKILQDLEKEDLKIKEREEEIKKKEKLTPWNVDTIGQDGFTKTVINKRSPRKGDDNGLSDEEKEKKMKEFAKENEKKLKEFGMLGRYEDSKKFLQDNPQLVCENTANYLVIWCINLEIEEKHDLMEHVAHQCICMQYILELSKQLDVDPRACVGSFFSRIQNAELEHRNSFEDELRAFKERIRKRAVEKVADALKEAEEEEKKARQGPGGLDPLEVFESLPEPLQKCFETQDHALLQETLAVMPRKEAFYHMKRCVDSGLWLPDAMAKELIEAGVTADDAEAKELIEGGVAAANAEAKDLIEEGVTADDVEETSAANPE; encoded by the exons ATGGTGGATTATAGCAAATGGAAAGATATTGAG ATTTCAGACGATGAGGATGATACTCACCCAAACATTGATACACCATCATTATTTAGATGGCGTCATCAAGCAAGGGTTGAAAGAATGGAAGAAAGGAGACGCGAGCAAGAGGAGCATCAGAGGAAAAAGACAGA aactcgacaaaaaatgaaagaaacagaggaaaaaattaaaaaattggaaaatgaacaaaaagaAGCAGATTTAACCgaactaaaaaaaattttgcaagatcttgaaaaagaagatttaaagattaaagaaagggaagaggaaataaagaaaaaagagaaattaacaCCTTGGAATGTTGATACTATTGGACAAGACGGTTTTACAAAAACAGTGATTAATAAGAGATCACCACGTAAGGGAGATGACAATGGGTTGTCAgatgaagagaaagaaaaaaaaatgaaagaatttgcaaaagaaaacgaaaaaaagttgaaagaaTTTGGTATGCTTGGAAGGTATGAAGATAgtaagaaatttttacaagATAATCCTCAGTTAGTGTGCGAAAATACTGCAAATTACTTGGTTATCTGGTGTATTAACCTAGAAATAGAAGAa AAACATGATTTAATGGAACACGTTGCGCATcaatgtatatgtatgcaaTATATTTTGGAATTATCAAAACAACTAGATGTTGATCCTAGAGCATGTGTAGGTTCCTTCTTTAGTCGTATTCAAAATGCTGAGTTagaacatagaaattctttcgAAGATGAATTGAGAGcatttaaagaaagaatacgTAAGAGAGCTGTTGAAAAAGTAGCAGATGCCCTTAAAGAAGCTgaggaagaggagaaaaaagcGCGTCAAGGTCCAGGTGGTCTTGACCCACTTGAAGTATTTGAAAGTCTACCAGAG cCTCTACAAAAATGCTTTGAAACCCAAGATCATGCTTTACTGCAAGAAACTTTAGCAGTGATGCCACGAAAAGAAGCATTCTATCACATGAAACGATGTGTTGATAGTGGTCTTTGGTTACCAGATGCAATGGCTAAAGAATTGATAGAGGCAGGAGTAACTGCGGATGATGCAGAGGCTAAAGAATTGATAGAAGGAGGAGTAGCTGCAGCTAATGCAGAAGCTAAAGATTTGATAGAGGAAGGAGTAACTGCGGACGATGTAGAAGAAACCTCGGCGGCCAATCCTGAATAA